In a genomic window of Wyeomyia smithii strain HCP4-BCI-WySm-NY-G18 chromosome 1, ASM2978416v1, whole genome shotgun sequence:
- the LOC129719215 gene encoding uncharacterized protein LOC129719215, whose product MDCSSCRSLYELEMVKRKNLQCSLSEEQQRRRRFQRICYRQKQALVNNNAKIQQLKKQLKASQAKEKKGNKLLKTLKCNPILLESMKNFRINKNARRYPSMKYTATCQRINSGSAYKNLRAAGVLCMPHPKSITRWQQSVTLEPGCNLEIIRRMSIIASGLQERDKLIVLLIDGMALKPTIGFHAKSDFFYGLPNDGVFKVNEENDTANLANEAITIMARGVGTKYKQTFGYFLANTTLSCTRQQEIIEESVRTMFKIGFIPVGIVMDQHPTNVMTARAIGVTVDKPMFDIDGHPVLFFFDAPHLFKSLRNNLFNKNVLFQDEIVSFQHIRELYKMDISKMPRLVPKLTQKAVELPAFSKMNVKLATQTLSGTTAKAINTYVELQCLEKEVLPTALFIELFDQLFDVFNSRFKFNSAKLLFILFNCQFMISFSFMNILYIVYS is encoded by the exons ATGGATTGCAGCAGTTGTCGTTCATTATACGAGTTAGAGATGGTGAAACGTAAAAACCTTCAGTGTAGTTTGTCAGAGGAGCAGCAACGAAGACGCAGATTTCAAAGAATTTGCTATCGGCAAAAACAAGCTCTGGTAAACAACAATGCAAAAATCCAGCAATTGAAAAAGCAATTAAAAGCAAGCCAAGCCAAAGAGAAAAAGGGGAACAAACTACTCAAGACCCTAAAATGCAATCCGATATTGCTCGAGTCCATGAAAAATTTTCGTATCAATAAAAATGCACGAAGATATCCGAGCATGAAATACACTGCAACTTGTCAGCGTATAAATTCGGGATCAGCATACAAAAATTTGAGAGCAGCAGGTGTTTTATGCATGCCGCATCCTAAATCTATCACCAGATGGCAGCAATCCGTTACACTTGAACCGGGATGCAATCTTGAAATCATACGACGTATGTCTATCATTGCGTCTGGACTCCAAGAACGGGACAAGTTGATTGTATTACTCATTGATGGAATGGCTTTGAAACCGACAATAGGTTTTCATGCGAAAAGCGACTTCTTCTATGGTCTCCCGAACGACGGTGTATTCAAAGTTAATGAAGAAAATGATACTGCTAATTTAGCTAATGAGGCTATTACAATCATGGCTAGAGGAGTAGGCACTAAGTATAAACAA ACCTTCGGATACTTTCTCGCAAATACAACCCTTAGCTGTACACGACAACAAGaaataattgaagaatctgtgagaactatgtttaaaataggaTTTATACCGGTTGGCATAGTGATGGATCAACATCCGACCAATGTAATGACTGCTAGGGCAATAGGCGTTACAGTTGATAAACCAATGTTCGATATAGATGGCCATCCCGTATTGTTTTTTTTCGACGCTCCGCACTTGTTCAAGTCGCTACGAAACAATTTATTCAACAAGAATGTACTTTTCCAGGACGAAATAGTTTCTTTTCAACACATACGTGAACTGTACAAAATGGATATTTCAAAAATGCCTCGATTAGTTCCGAAGCTTACTCAAAAAGCGGTCGAGCTTCCTGCGTTTTCAAAGATGAATGTCAAGCTAGCAACGCAAACCCTTAGTGGAACCACTGCTAAAGCTATCAACACATACGTTGAATTGCAATGTTTGGAGAAAGAGGTGTTACCAACTGCTTTATTTATAGAGCTTTTCGACCAACTCTTTGATGTTTTCAACTCTCGGTTCAAGTTTAACTCGGCCAAG ctattatttattttatttaattgtcAATTCATGATATCCttttcattcatgaatattCTTTATATAGTATACAGTTGA